In a single window of the Melioribacteraceae bacterium genome:
- a CDS encoding substrate-binding domain-containing protein, which yields MSKINNFFRNHVPFMLFLLLCVSLTLIYFGYTEINEKLASSNENFNLISPYLSWGIGIGILFALLIIIYLNFYLVSPISRLSDNVKNLAEKDVKSVSRAISELAQGNLTANIRLIENDIKPSLDGNVNSLVDGLNSIIESLRSTAKEFNSTTSVPCKRLFYVGADSYLEGRKAAETLAKILKGEGKVVIAIRAYNNLSQDLRRKGFLNFLEENYKKVIIKEIYETTFDESKSYTLAKGIIKKHNDIDAIYVTHSGGASIAKAVNELGLSSKIKIVTHDLTSETMKHVKSGTITATISQDGYGQGYETVIHLFNHIVARWKPVSPRILTRLDLVDKNNFDQYWKPGVGVFESEESKARRSKPIKESSKPIKIIFIGRDGNEFFDSVKLGVDAAANLLRKFNATVEWHVPKGYRTAKGFDASANVFGPAIDDYVKKNYDGICTGIFDDALINYINKAIDKRIPVATYNSEPISLRGLFKTFFEKTKELSELSHILNQAAEKTVEQADYNANSINYMVKCLNDETESVNSANTHIEQISSAIESIAKDAHIQKTAADQVASSANDISKAIESANTHANEAVQASEEAIKIAVQGSESVMLNLEHMKDIENIINEFANRIEATALQSEKIEEIINTIQDIAEQTNLLALNAAIEAARAGELGRGFAVVADEVRNLAERSANATKQTSTLISRVQRDISESGNAVKLIVEKVKEGTSIANLSGDSIQKLLTSSQNVNNQIHFMANSNNKVAKSMSELLEAIEKISFVIDQNMSSTEELSSSVKNTVEMISNIATISDFNSNTISEINDKTQSAKVQALNLEKVAKDLNDMADELTGATIQFTID from the coding sequence ATGTCAAAAATTAATAACTTCTTTAGAAATCATGTACCATTCATGTTGTTTTTATTATTATGTGTCAGTTTAACACTTATATATTTTGGATATACGGAGATCAATGAAAAGCTAGCGTCATCGAATGAAAATTTTAATTTAATTTCACCTTATCTATCGTGGGGAATCGGTATTGGAATTCTTTTTGCCTTGCTGATAATCATCTACTTGAATTTTTATTTAGTATCCCCTATTTCGAGGTTATCGGATAATGTGAAAAATCTGGCTGAGAAGGATGTAAAATCTGTGTCTAGAGCTATATCGGAACTGGCACAAGGTAATTTAACCGCAAATATTAGATTAATAGAAAATGATATTAAACCAAGTCTTGATGGCAACGTTAATTCTTTGGTTGATGGCTTAAATTCTATCATCGAAAGTTTGCGTAGTACGGCAAAGGAATTTAATAGTACTACGAGTGTACCATGTAAAAGATTATTTTATGTAGGTGCTGATTCTTATCTTGAAGGAAGAAAGGCCGCCGAAACATTAGCTAAAATTCTAAAAGGAGAAGGAAAAGTTGTAATAGCCATTAGAGCTTATAATAATCTTAGTCAAGATTTAAGAAGAAAAGGCTTTTTAAACTTCCTTGAAGAGAATTATAAAAAAGTAATAATTAAAGAAATTTATGAAACTACTTTCGACGAAAGTAAATCCTACACTTTAGCTAAGGGTATTATAAAAAAGCATAATGATATAGATGCAATTTATGTAACACACTCGGGTGGTGCTTCAATAGCAAAAGCAGTTAATGAACTTGGATTATCAAGTAAAATAAAAATTGTGACTCATGATTTGACAAGTGAAACTATGAAGCATGTTAAATCGGGCACAATAACAGCAACAATTTCTCAGGACGGCTATGGTCAAGGTTATGAGACAGTGATTCACCTATTCAATCATATTGTTGCACGGTGGAAGCCTGTATCTCCCCGAATTCTTACCCGGCTGGATTTAGTTGATAAAAACAACTTTGATCAATATTGGAAACCTGGAGTTGGAGTATTTGAATCCGAGGAATCAAAAGCTAGAAGATCAAAACCAATTAAAGAATCATCTAAACCAATTAAAATTATTTTTATTGGTAGAGATGGAAACGAATTTTTTGATTCTGTAAAACTTGGTGTTGACGCTGCAGCAAATCTACTAAGAAAATTTAATGCAACGGTCGAATGGCATGTTCCGAAGGGATACAGAACAGCAAAGGGATTTGATGCATCAGCTAATGTATTTGGACCGGCAATCGATGATTATGTAAAGAAAAACTATGATGGAATTTGTACCGGTATTTTTGATGACGCTCTGATAAATTATATTAATAAAGCCATTGATAAGAGAATTCCGGTTGCTACATACAACAGTGAACCGATTAGTCTACGTGGATTGTTTAAAACATTTTTTGAGAAAACTAAAGAATTATCTGAATTGAGCCATATCTTGAATCAAGCTGCTGAAAAAACAGTTGAGCAAGCCGATTATAACGCTAACTCAATAAATTATATGGTTAAGTGTCTAAATGATGAAACTGAGTCTGTAAACTCAGCAAACACTCATATTGAACAAATTTCATCTGCTATCGAAAGCATAGCAAAAGATGCTCATATTCAAAAAACGGCCGCTGATCAAGTAGCATCATCGGCTAATGATATATCAAAAGCGATAGAGAGCGCGAATACTCATGCAAACGAAGCAGTGCAAGCATCCGAAGAGGCGATTAAAATAGCAGTTCAAGGTTCGGAAAGTGTTATGCTAAATTTGGAGCACATGAAGGATATTGAAAATATTATAAATGAATTTGCAAACCGAATTGAAGCTACCGCGCTTCAATCTGAAAAAATTGAGGAGATAATTAATACAATACAGGATATTGCTGAACAAACTAATTTGTTAGCGCTTAATGCGGCTATTGAAGCGGCAAGAGCCGGCGAATTAGGTAGAGGTTTTGCTGTAGTTGCTGATGAAGTTAGAAACCTTGCCGAGCGATCTGCAAATGCAACCAAACAAACTTCCACACTTATCAGCCGTGTACAAAGAGACATTTCAGAATCTGGTAATGCTGTAAAATTGATTGTTGAGAAAGTGAAAGAAGGAACCAGCATCGCAAATTTGTCGGGTGATTCTATCCAAAAACTACTTACCTCATCTCAAAATGTGAATAACCAAATTCACTTCATGGCAAACTCAAATAACAAAGTGGCAAAATCCATGAGTGAACTTCTAGAAGCGATAGAAAAAATTTCCTTCGTAATTGATCAAAATATGAGTTCAACGGAAGAATTGAGTTCCAGTGTGAAAAATACTGTCGAAATGATAAGTAATATCGCTACAATCAGCGATTTTAATTCAAATACAATTAGTGAAATAAATGATAAAACACAATCGGCGAAAGTACAGGCGTTAAATCTCGAAAAGGTAGCTAAAGATCTTAATGATATGGCCGATGAACTTACCGGCGCAACTATTCAGTTTACGATTGATTAA
- a CDS encoding superoxide dismutase gives MSKFELSALPYAFNALEPHIDAKTMEIHHGKHHAAYVNNLNNAVAGTELEGKSLEDLFNNISKLPAAVRNNGGGHYNHTLFWNIMGPNKGGEPTGALADAINGTFGSIAKLKELVNAAGATRFGSGWAWLSVSEGKLVVSSTPNQDNPLMDVAEVKGFPILGVDVWEHAYYLHYQNRRPDYLNAWWNVVNWDEVAKRFSEAK, from the coding sequence ATGAGTAAATTTGAATTATCCGCACTTCCCTATGCATTTAATGCATTGGAGCCTCACATAGATGCTAAAACAATGGAGATACATCATGGTAAACATCACGCAGCTTATGTAAATAATTTAAATAACGCGGTTGCTGGTACAGAACTCGAAGGGAAAAGTTTGGAAGACCTATTCAATAATATTTCTAAATTGCCGGCAGCAGTAAGGAATAATGGTGGCGGGCACTATAATCACACGCTATTCTGGAACATAATGGGTCCAAATAAAGGTGGAGAACCAACCGGTGCATTAGCAGATGCAATAAATGGTACATTCGGTTCAATTGCAAAATTGAAAGAATTGGTAAATGCAGCTGGAGCAACTCGCTTCGGATCTGGGTGGGCTTGGCTCTCAGTGAGCGAAGGAAAATTGGTTGTTTCTTCTACTCCAAATCAAGATAATCCATTGATGGATGTTGCCGAAGTAAAAGGTTTCCCCATTCTTGGTGTTGATGTTTGGGAACATGCATATTACCTTCATTATCAGAACAGACGACCAGACTACCTTAACGCATGGTGGAATGTTGTAAACTGGGATGAAGTAGCAAAGAGATTTTCAGAAGCAAAATAA
- the erpA gene encoding iron-sulfur cluster insertion protein ErpA — protein MSQNEVIQNEIDITEKAIKQVQRIKEENSIPVEHGLRIGVKGGGCSGLTYNMGFDGTINENDTVIEKDGIKLIIDGKSLFYLSGTILDFSDGLNGKGFIFQNPNATKTCGCGESFGV, from the coding sequence ATGAGTCAGAATGAAGTAATCCAAAATGAAATTGACATTACAGAAAAAGCCATTAAACAGGTTCAAAGGATTAAAGAGGAGAATTCTATCCCCGTTGAGCATGGTTTGCGGATAGGCGTTAAAGGAGGCGGTTGTTCGGGTTTAACCTATAATATGGGTTTCGACGGTACAATTAATGAAAATGATACTGTTATCGAAAAAGATGGAATAAAACTCATTATAGATGGGAAAAGTCTCTTTTATTTATCTGGTACAATACTCGATTTCAGCGACGGACTAAATGGGAAAGGTTTTATTTTTCAAAATCCTAACGCAACCAAAACATGCGGCTGCGGTGAATCATTCGGGGTGTAG
- a CDS encoding NADH-quinone oxidoreductase subunit N, with product MTGNGIYNSLSLISPEIVLSAAMLVLVIADLIFHKDKKIIPYIALAGLALTGAFLIANIGVSGFAFTSNDDLSSIYGLLAVDSFGNFFKFIILISSVIVLGFSLFSDEIKKVTDRIGEYYALIYGMILGMFFMVSATDFILIYVSMELLSLSSYVLAGFTKLQSRNSEASLKYLLYGALSSGLMLFGISIIYGLTGSTNLYTINSLIQNPELNLFTFSFAVILVFTGIGYKISAAPFHFWTPDVYEGSPLTITAFLSVASKAAGFALLIRFLKTTFVTFVDADGTWQLINVFDWQSMLIVISILTMTLGNFSALWQNNLKRMLAYSSIAHAGYLLLGIAVFSNLGLLAILVYFAIYMLMNLGAFLVVMIIANKIGSEDIHEYDGIGFTSPFLAISLAIFLVSLTGLPPTAGFIAKLYLFIALVDANMITVAIIALLNSVVSLYYYVRVLKHMFLSKPEKEPYSIPSSLAIKLFVLILVIPVLVFGVYFGPLLDIAKSCLILLGI from the coding sequence ATGACAGGAAACGGTATATATAATTCATTATCATTAATCAGCCCCGAAATTGTTTTATCGGCAGCAATGCTCGTGCTTGTTATTGCCGATCTTATTTTCCATAAAGATAAAAAGATTATCCCCTACATTGCATTAGCTGGATTAGCATTAACCGGCGCATTTTTGATAGCGAATATTGGAGTCAGCGGATTTGCCTTCACCTCAAATGATGACTTATCTAGTATTTATGGTTTGTTAGCAGTCGATTCCTTTGGCAATTTTTTCAAGTTTATTATTTTGATTTCATCTGTAATTGTACTCGGATTTTCACTTTTCTCCGATGAGATAAAAAAAGTTACCGATCGTATCGGTGAATATTATGCGCTTATTTATGGAATGATTTTAGGCATGTTCTTTATGGTTTCCGCTACCGATTTTATTTTGATTTACGTATCAATGGAACTGTTATCTTTATCATCTTATGTATTAGCCGGATTTACAAAATTACAATCTAGAAATAGTGAAGCCTCTCTCAAGTATCTCCTTTATGGCGCGCTTTCCTCCGGTTTAATGCTTTTCGGAATCTCAATAATTTATGGTTTAACAGGAAGCACCAACCTTTATACTATTAACTCATTAATTCAGAATCCGGAATTAAATCTTTTCACATTTTCATTCGCTGTTATCCTGGTATTTACCGGAATCGGTTATAAAATATCCGCCGCTCCATTTCATTTTTGGACTCCTGATGTATACGAAGGATCCCCTTTAACTATTACCGCGTTTCTTTCTGTTGCTAGTAAAGCTGCCGGATTTGCCCTCTTAATTCGTTTCTTGAAAACTACATTTGTCACTTTTGTTGATGCTGATGGAACCTGGCAATTAATAAATGTTTTCGATTGGCAGTCAATGTTAATCGTAATTTCAATTTTAACAATGACTCTCGGAAACTTTAGCGCTCTTTGGCAAAATAATTTAAAGAGAATGTTAGCCTATTCCTCAATTGCGCATGCGGGATACTTATTACTCGGTATAGCAGTTTTTTCAAATTTAGGTCTGCTTGCAATTTTGGTTTATTTTGCAATTTACATGCTCATGAATTTAGGAGCATTTCTTGTTGTTATGATTATTGCAAATAAAATTGGTTCCGAAGATATTCATGAATATGATGGTATTGGTTTTACATCCCCATTTTTAGCGATATCGTTAGCGATTTTTTTAGTATCTCTTACTGGGCTCCCACCAACGGCGGGATTCATTGCGAAGTTGTATCTTTTTATTGCTCTTGTTGATGCTAATATGATTACTGTTGCCATAATTGCACTTCTTAATTCTGTGGTATCTCTTTATTATTATGTACGTGTATTAAAGCACATGTTCTTATCTAAACCTGAGAAAGAACCATATTCAATCCCCTCTTCTTTAGCTATAAAACTTTTTGTATTAATTTTGGTTATTCCCGTGTTGGTATTTGGAGTTTATTTTGGACCATTGTTGGATATTGCCAAATCATGCCTAATTCTTTTGGGAATTTAA
- a CDS encoding NADH-quinone oxidoreductase subunit M, with product MIGFPILSLITFLPVIGMLIILFMPKEQSSKIKYLTLIITSLQVVLAVILLANYNYNAAGIYEEKSFQFVEKFRWIDITGISWLGNLKVDYFLGVDGLSMPMILLTAIVSLIATISSFTIEKSVKGYFALFLLLDTGMMGVFVALDFFLFYIFWELMLLPMYFLIGIWGGPRKEYAAIKFFIYTLLGSVFILLVMIGLYFSATETLADGSKVFTFNMLAMMDQNNYTADGILSALNPHNLRFIAYLALFAGFAIKIPMFPFHTWLPDAHVEAPTPISVILAGVLLKMGTYGILRISYPIFPDITKDLMWWIALFGMINIIYGALVALAQKDFKKLIAYSSVSHMGYVLLGMASLSTTGINGAIFQMFNHGTITAMLFLIVGVLYDRAHTRGLYDFGGMATQMPVYTGFVTVAFFAAIGLPSMSGFVSEALVFVGAFGVASIRVITAISTLGILLGAGYMLWTLQRVFFGPLNEKWSSLQDIDKREMAMFIPLTIIIIFLGVYPSAMLDMMNTSVNTLVNLMHGNIPTILSGIK from the coding sequence ATGATTGGATTTCCAATTTTATCATTAATAACATTTCTCCCGGTTATAGGCATGCTCATCATTCTCTTTATGCCTAAGGAGCAATCATCAAAAATAAAATATCTCACTCTAATCATAACTTCTCTACAGGTTGTTCTCGCTGTTATTTTGTTGGCAAATTATAATTACAATGCCGCCGGAATTTATGAGGAGAAATCTTTTCAATTCGTTGAAAAATTCAGATGGATCGATATAACCGGCATTTCCTGGCTTGGTAATTTGAAAGTTGATTATTTCCTTGGTGTTGATGGTTTAAGCATGCCTATGATTTTACTTACAGCTATTGTTTCCTTGATTGCTACTATCTCCTCTTTCACTATCGAAAAATCGGTTAAAGGTTACTTCGCTCTATTCTTATTATTGGATACCGGAATGATGGGCGTGTTTGTTGCGTTAGATTTTTTCCTTTTCTACATCTTCTGGGAATTAATGCTGCTGCCTATGTATTTCCTCATAGGAATTTGGGGAGGACCAAGAAAAGAATATGCAGCAATTAAGTTTTTTATCTACACATTATTAGGCAGTGTATTTATTCTCCTTGTAATGATTGGCCTATACTTCAGCGCGACTGAAACATTAGCCGATGGGTCCAAAGTATTTACTTTTAATATGCTCGCTATGATGGATCAGAACAATTACACGGCTGATGGAATTTTATCTGCGTTAAATCCGCACAACTTGAGATTTATAGCCTATCTTGCTCTGTTTGCCGGGTTTGCTATCAAAATACCAATGTTCCCTTTCCATACATGGTTGCCCGACGCACACGTTGAAGCGCCAACTCCAATATCTGTTATTCTTGCCGGCGTACTTTTGAAAATGGGCACTTATGGAATTTTAAGAATCAGCTATCCAATCTTCCCCGATATAACAAAAGATTTAATGTGGTGGATTGCTCTATTTGGAATGATAAATATTATTTATGGCGCTCTAGTTGCTTTAGCTCAAAAGGATTTCAAGAAATTAATTGCCTACTCCTCTGTTTCGCATATGGGTTATGTTTTATTAGGAATGGCTTCACTATCAACCACAGGAATAAACGGTGCCATTTTCCAAATGTTTAATCATGGTACAATTACAGCAATGCTCTTCTTAATTGTTGGTGTGTTGTACGATAGAGCTCACACAAGAGGATTATATGACTTTGGCGGAATGGCAACACAAATGCCGGTTTATACAGGATTTGTAACTGTTGCATTTTTTGCGGCAATTGGTCTCCCAAGTATGAGCGGATTTGTTTCGGAAGCGCTGGTTTTTGTCGGTGCGTTTGGAGTTGCTTCAATTCGAGTAATTACCGCAATTTCAACTTTGGGTATTTTACTTGGAGCTGGCTATATGTTATGGACCCTTCAAAGAGTTTTCTTCGGTCCTCTCAATGAAAAATGGTCATCGTTACAAGATATTGACAAAAGAGAAATGGCAATGTTCATTCCATTAACTATTATTATCATCTTCTTGGGTGTCTATCCTTCTGCAATGCTGGATATGATGAATACTTCGGTTAACACGCTTGTTAATCTTATGCATGGAAATATTCCAACAATTTTAAGCGGGATAAAATAA
- the nuoL gene encoding NADH-quinone oxidoreductase subunit L, with protein MNESLLINISLVILFLPLLGFATVIIFGKRIPKLYLFEVFIISIALLLSILMVYVKFAYYLNKDIIAEFTWITMGGAPSSDLVKIDLGIKIDNLTVLMLFVVNLISALVHYFSIEYMHGDKKYTRYFAYLGVFTFSMLGIVLTHNLLMMYIFWELVGLSSFLLIGFWFEKKSASDAAKKAFIVNRIGDIGMFLGILIIFLTYGTFTFDTIFEQIKNGVIPFNSGFWLTVTGILVFMGAVGKSAQFPLHVWLPDAMEGPTPVSALIHAATMVAAGVFLVTRIFVMLTADAMLFIAVVGAFTSLLAATIAITQNDIKKVLAYSTVSQLGYMVMSLGVGAYAFAFFHLVTHAFFKACLFLGSGSVIHAMHHEQDIQNMGGLRKKMPITYLTFLISTLAISGVPLTSGFLSKDGILAGTLAFGQLTGHWLIPTIGFTVAALTAFYMFRLVILTFHGEPRDHHKYDHAHESPRLMAIPLIVLATLSIFIWYTPNPISSDAGWFLSSWVKTPETVTPEFTRFNFMKEGVANEQSRTHGEITHSPLYTESMHWAHYPAMFASLLVAGLGILFAFLFYQWKKLDAEKLSQKIRPLYKFSLNKWFIDELYDVTAVLGTLKLGNILSWFDQKIVDGIVNGSATVTRFTSRISGWFDTFIVDGLVNFTALFSGFVGFSFKKLQTGKVQTYIVFVVFSVIILLLLFKPF; from the coding sequence ATGAATGAAAGTTTACTGATAAATATTTCGCTGGTAATTTTATTTCTTCCACTACTGGGATTTGCGACTGTTATAATCTTCGGGAAGAGAATCCCCAAATTATACCTTTTTGAAGTTTTCATAATTTCAATTGCATTATTGTTATCTATCCTTATGGTATATGTTAAGTTTGCTTACTATCTCAACAAAGATATTATCGCCGAATTCACATGGATTACAATGGGAGGCGCCCCCTCTTCTGATTTAGTTAAAATTGATTTGGGAATAAAGATAGATAACCTCACCGTTTTGATGCTATTTGTGGTTAATTTGATTAGCGCACTCGTTCATTATTTCTCTATCGAATATATGCACGGTGATAAAAAATATACCAGATATTTCGCCTATTTAGGAGTTTTTACTTTTTCCATGTTGGGCATTGTACTCACTCATAATTTATTAATGATGTACATCTTCTGGGAATTGGTTGGTCTATCTTCATTTTTACTAATTGGTTTTTGGTTCGAGAAAAAATCAGCATCCGATGCCGCAAAAAAAGCATTCATTGTAAATAGAATTGGTGATATCGGAATGTTTCTTGGAATACTGATAATCTTTTTAACCTATGGGACATTTACTTTCGATACAATTTTTGAGCAAATTAAAAATGGTGTAATCCCATTTAATAGCGGTTTCTGGCTAACCGTAACCGGCATTTTAGTTTTTATGGGAGCTGTTGGAAAATCAGCTCAATTTCCCCTTCATGTTTGGTTACCCGATGCAATGGAAGGTCCTACTCCGGTTTCTGCATTAATTCATGCCGCTACAATGGTTGCAGCAGGTGTATTTCTAGTAACGAGAATTTTTGTTATGCTGACTGCAGACGCAATGTTATTTATTGCTGTCGTTGGCGCATTCACTTCCCTTTTAGCCGCTACTATCGCAATAACTCAAAATGATATTAAAAAAGTTTTAGCATACTCCACAGTTTCTCAGCTTGGCTATATGGTTATGTCACTTGGTGTTGGCGCATACGCATTCGCGTTTTTCCATCTGGTTACTCACGCATTCTTCAAAGCTTGTTTGTTTCTCGGCTCCGGTTCAGTAATTCATGCTATGCATCATGAGCAGGATATTCAGAACATGGGTGGATTGAGAAAGAAAATGCCAATCACTTATCTAACATTTTTAATTTCAACACTAGCTATTTCCGGTGTGCCGCTCACTTCAGGTTTTTTAAGTAAAGATGGAATTCTTGCCGGTACACTTGCATTCGGACAATTAACAGGTCATTGGTTAATTCCAACAATCGGATTTACAGTTGCCGCTCTAACTGCATTCTATATGTTCAGATTAGTTATTCTAACTTTTCATGGTGAGCCAAGAGATCATCATAAATATGATCATGCGCATGAATCCCCTAGATTGATGGCAATTCCCCTGATTGTATTGGCGACTTTATCAATTTTTATTTGGTACACTCCAAATCCAATTTCATCCGATGCCGGATGGTTTTTAAGCAGCTGGGTTAAAACACCCGAAACTGTTACTCCGGAATTTACACGGTTTAATTTTATGAAAGAGGGTGTAGCAAATGAGCAATCTCGTACTCATGGCGAAATTACTCACTCACCTCTTTATACAGAAAGTATGCATTGGGCTCATTACCCAGCAATGTTCGCTTCCCTTTTAGTTGCCGGATTAGGAATATTATTTGCGTTCCTCTTCTATCAATGGAAAAAATTGGATGCAGAGAAATTATCTCAAAAAATTAGACCTCTTTATAAATTTTCTTTGAATAAGTGGTTCATTGATGAATTGTATGATGTGACAGCGGTATTAGGAACTCTAAAATTAGGGAATATTCTTTCCTGGTTTGATCAAAAAATAGTTGATGGAATTGTGAATGGCTCAGCAACAGTTACCCGCTTTACTTCCAGAATTTCAGGATGGTTCGATACTTTCATCGTTGATGGGTTAGTAAACTTTACGGCATTGTTCAGTGGATTTGTTGGTTTTTCATTTAAGAAATTGCAGACCGGTAAAGTACAAACATACATTGTGTTCGTAGTTTTTTCCGTGATCATTCTTCTGTTGTTATTTAAGCCGTTTTAA
- the nuoK gene encoding NADH-quinone oxidoreductase subunit NuoK, which produces MLEVGLTHFLVVSAILFSFGIYGVVTRKNAVMVLMGIELILNSANINFIAFARYGNFGYSGQAIALFVIILAAAEAAIALAIVLNLYKTFANVNVDEIDNLKE; this is translated from the coding sequence TTGTTAGAAGTAGGATTAACACATTTTTTAGTTGTAAGCGCAATACTTTTCTCCTTCGGGATTTATGGTGTTGTTACCAGAAAAAATGCTGTGATGGTTTTAATGGGAATAGAGTTAATTCTCAATTCAGCCAACATTAATTTTATTGCGTTTGCGAGGTATGGTAACTTCGGATATAGCGGTCAAGCCATCGCCCTTTTTGTAATAATACTTGCCGCGGCTGAAGCTGCAATTGCTCTGGCGATAGTTCTAAATTTATATAAGACATTTGCAAATGTTAACGTTGATGAAATCGATAATCTAAAAGAATAG
- a CDS encoding NADH-quinone oxidoreductase subunit J, translating to MSFYDIIFYLFALITLVSAGFVVTTRNIVYAAFNLLLTFFGVAGIYVLLAADFLAIVQIMVYVGGILILLLFGVMLTNKITTVDIRSGTLHLLPASIGIGLFMGAVISVMVWTDWKSFPSEIPITTTKDLGRLLITEYILIFELLGILLLIALIGAASIARRDKE from the coding sequence ATGAGTTTTTACGATATCATATTTTATTTGTTCGCACTTATTACTCTTGTTTCGGCAGGATTTGTAGTCACAACTCGTAATATTGTTTATGCAGCTTTCAATCTACTACTCACTTTTTTTGGAGTTGCCGGCATTTATGTTTTACTCGCCGCGGATTTCCTTGCCATAGTTCAAATTATGGTTTATGTAGGTGGTATTCTTATTTTATTACTGTTCGGTGTGATGCTTACAAACAAAATTACTACTGTAGATATTCGTTCCGGTACCCTTCATCTTCTACCAGCATCTATTGGCATCGGACTTTTTATGGGAGCTGTAATTTCAGTAATGGTTTGGACAGATTGGAAATCTTTTCCCTCAGAAATTCCGATTACTACTACCAAAGACCTTGGAAGACTATTAATCACTGAATATATATTGATTTTTGAATTACTCGGCATCCTGCTGTTAATTGCTTTAATTGGCGCCGCATCAATTGCAAGAAGAGATAAGGAGTAA
- a CDS encoding NADH-quinone oxidoreductase subunit I: protein MREYFRNTWDGIWTVLVGMKITFKHLFTPSVTIQYPDVKVKLPERVRNRLYVNMDDCIGCDQCSRACPVSCIEIETVKSTPGEDLGVTSNGKKKALWVTKFNIDIAKCCYCQLCVFPCPTECIYMTDVYEFAEFERENLIYKFATLTDAEALVKKENYEKFQAEKEAQKAAAAAKPKETPKDSPAENKTE from the coding sequence ATGAGAGAATACTTTAGAAATACCTGGGATGGAATTTGGACTGTACTTGTTGGTATGAAAATTACCTTCAAGCATTTGTTTACACCTTCTGTCACAATTCAATATCCTGATGTGAAAGTAAAACTTCCGGAACGGGTTAGAAATAGATTATATGTAAATATGGATGATTGCATTGGCTGCGATCAATGTTCTCGAGCATGCCCAGTTAGTTGTATCGAAATTGAAACTGTTAAAAGTACACCAGGTGAAGATTTGGGTGTAACTTCAAATGGGAAAAAGAAAGCTCTCTGGGTTACTAAATTTAATATTGATATTGCCAAGTGTTGTTATTGTCAATTGTGTGTTTTTCCCTGCCCGACTGAATGCATTTATATGACTGATGTTTATGAGTTTGCTGAGTTTGAGAGGGAAAACTTAATTTATAAATTCGCAACATTGACCGATGCCGAAGCATTAGTTAAAAAAGAGAATTACGAAAAATTCCAGGCAGAAAAGGAAGCTCAAAAAGCCGCCGCCGCTGCCAAACCAAAAGAAACTCCAAAAGATTCACCGGCAGAAAATAAAACTGAATAG